The following is a genomic window from candidate division KSB1 bacterium.
GCCTTGAAGGTAAAAAGCGGCTTTCAGGGATCGCGCATTGCAGGGTTTCTCTTTTGTTCCGGTTGAACTTGCTTGTCTATTGAATTTTCAAATCCCGCCCCGTTTCCTCAAACGCGGCGGGACTTGGCCAGCTCCTTGATTTTTATAAGAGCGTATAGCTCAAACCAATCGCCAGAGTTTCCTTCGCTTGAATCTTTCCGCGCCGCACCGGCGGCTCTTTGATCAATTGCACGTTTACATTCACCGTCAGATACTTGCTTACTTTTGCGGCGAGCGTGTTATCGGAACGCATGATAATGATGTCGAAATTTCTAAAGGCATCGAAAAGCTCCAGCTTGCCGGTAAACAGCATATTGGACTGCAATTGCCACGACACCTCCGTTACGGATTCCAGCCCGCCTTCGACTTTGGTTTTCTCGACGGCTAACGTTTTCGGATCATCGGCGTAACCGTTAAACTCCGAGGTAATCACCTCGCGCAGCGCCGCCCCCAAGCGCGTCTTGATTTGTGGAATGGGTTGATAACCCAAACCCACGCTTTGCGTCAAGTAAGCTGGATCGAAAAAACTCGAAACTTGGGTTTTGGGCGTGGTTCCATAATCGAAGCCCGCAGCAAACTGTGTTTTGATGGTTGCGGCAAGGTAGGGATTGACATAGATTCCT
Proteins encoded in this region:
- a CDS encoding DUF3078 domain-containing protein, yielding MRKVIFLILGLWCFNANAQQPDTTRVKKTWTHNLVGGLNLTQVSFNDNWAQGGENALAYALSLTGKSANELPKTNWTTSYKFAFGQTKLGAQGVRKTDDKIDIESNLTYKVGIYVNPYLAATIKTQFAAGFDYGTTPKTQVSSFFDPAYLTQSVGLGYQPIPQIKTRLGAALREVITSEFNGYADDPKTLAVEKTKVEGGLESVTEVSWQLQSNMLFTGKLELFDAFRNFDIIIMRSDNTLAAKVSKYLTVNVNVQLIKEPPVRRGKIQAKETLAIGLSYTLL